A stretch of DNA from Alteromonas gilva:
TAGCGTTACACCGAGTGACTCAGGCGATAGCGTTTCCAGAGGCTTGCGCTTGGCTTTCATAATGTTGGGTAACTTTGCGAAACGCGGCTCATTAAGACGCAGATCGGTGGTCACCACAGCCGGCAATTTCATTGCCAGTGTTTGCAAGCCACCGTCTATTTCGCGGGTGACTGTCACGGTGTTATCCGCTACGTTAACCTTTGAGGCAAAAGTGGCCTGGGGCATATCACACAGTGCAGCGAGCATCTGACCGGTTTGATTGTTGTCCGAATCGATGGCCTGTTTGCCCATAATGACCAGTGATGGTTGCTCCTGCTCTACCACTTTTGCCAGCAGCTTAGCCACGTTGAGAGATTCGGTTTGCGCGTCTGCTTCGACCAGAATAGCCCGGTCAGCACCCAGTGCGAGTGCGGTGCGAAGCTGCTCCTGAGCATTCGATGGACCTACTGACACCACTACAATCTCGCTGGCGATGCCTTGTTCTTTTAAACGCACGGCTTCTTCCACGGCAATTTCGCAAAAGGGGTTAATGGCCATTTTTACATTGGTTAAATCAACGTCACTACCATCAGGCTTAACGCGGATCTTGACGTTGTAATCGATGACACGTTTTACCGTAACAAGTACTTTCATGGCGTTCTCCTATGCTGCCTGGCGTTGTTTTACCAGGTTGTCGAGGTGGCAATCCATGGAGCCAAACAGGCTGTTGATCATGGTTAAACGCTTGAACATGTGACCCAC
This window harbors:
- a CDS encoding electron transfer flavoprotein subunit beta/FixA family protein; this encodes MKVLVTVKRVIDYNVKIRVKPDGSDVDLTNVKMAINPFCEIAVEEAVRLKEQGIASEIVVVSVGPSNAQEQLRTALALGADRAILVEADAQTESLNVAKLLAKVVEQEQPSLVIMGKQAIDSDNNQTGQMLAALCDMPQATFASKVNVADNTVTVTREIDGGLQTLAMKLPAVVTTDLRLNEPRFAKLPNIMKAKRKPLETLSPESLGVTLATHTRLVSVAPPAQRSAGVKVASVTELVDKLKNEAKVI